Part of the Henckelia pumila isolate YLH828 chromosome 2, ASM3356847v2, whole genome shotgun sequence genome is shown below.
AAAGTATTTCACAAATATCCTGTAGAATCCTGCAAGcccatgaaaacttcgaacttgaccaatcgacgtaggcgttggccaatctcgaatggcACTTAACTTTTCTTCATCCACTCTTACCCCTTGTGCACTCACAACAAaatcaagaaacacaagttcttttgtacaaaacacacattttTTCAGATTAACATATAAGTGTTCAGCTTTCAAAGTGATTAGTACAAACCTCAAGTGTTCCACATGATCGTGTAAATTCTTTctatacaccaaaatgtcatcaaaGTAGACAACCACAAATTTCCCAATAtatgcacgcaaaacatgattcattatACGCATAAAAATGCTAGGTatattagtcaaaccaaaaggtataaccatccattcatacaacccatactttgttttgaatgcagttttccactcatctccctctctcatcctaatttcaTGATAACTGTTTTCAAGTTCAATCTTGCTAAAAATTCTAGAGCCATGaaattcatctaacatatcatctagtctaggaataggatgcctatacttgatggtaattttatttatagCCCTAAAATCTACACACATTCTCCCagatccatctttcttaggtACTAGCAACACAGGCACTGCACatggtgacatcgactcacgcacaaaaattttatcaaagaGCTCTTTTACCTGTTTTTGCAGTTCCTTAGTCTCCTCCGGATTTCTCATATAAGTGGGACGGTTCGGCAACGCACTCTTGGGCACGAAATCGATCTGATGCTCAATCCCTCTCAAAGGTGGTAACCCTTGAGGTAGCTCCTCCGAAAACAAATCCTCAAACTCCTGCAAAAGAGATGTAACAACGCTCGGAAGATATCcagctatatcacttgtgtttagGTGAAACTCCTTATAAAagatcaacacaagtggaacaTGAGAATgaaaaacatctctcaactcactcttttgggctatGTAAATCTTTTTTTCAGCCTcttttctctcatttttttcccttttttatTTCTCTCACTTTTCtttctaaggccatctcactttttttatcattttttttcggtctcctctcttttcttctttttcatttgatccTCCACTACTTGCTTTGGAGACATGGGTAATAATAAAATGGACTCTtttttcatagtaaaagaaTACTTATTTTTAAACCCATAACGTAATACCCTCTTATCAAACTGCCACGGTCTACCCAATAAGATATGACAAGCAGGCATAGGTATCAGATCACACACTACCTCATCAACATACTGACCAATAGAAAATGGAACCGCTACTTGCTTGGTAACCTTCACCTCCACACAATCATTAAACCACTATAACCGATATGGCTGAGGATGCTTTAGAGTAGGCAACCCCAACTTCTCCACCAACACATAATGAGCAACATTCGCACAACTTCCACCATCAATAATAAGACTACATactttttctttcacaaaacaCCTAATATGAAAAAGATTATCTCTTTGGCTCTCTTCCTCCTCCTTATGGTGTGTATTTAGAATCCTTTGAGTGACCAACAACTCACCAACCACCGCACCATATccctcatcatcgggatcctccaacgtaggcatatcatcataattctCCTCACCCCATCACTATCAGACTCCACATCACCACAAGCATTAATAATcatcaattttttatttgggCATTGGCTAGCAATGTGACCAACACTTTGACACCTAAAACACTTAATATCTCTAGTACAAGTGATAAGTACAGTTTGTATGCATATTTTCATGTCATTTTTTGGTGTATTTTACATGCATATGGtatttgttttagtttattttgttttgtttttgtgaatTTTAGTTTCGCATTATTCCCTTGGTTTATTTACAGGACATAGAAGGAAACTTGGCATTTTAAGTGAAGAGATGATGCTCCTATGCATGAATGAATGACAAGCTTCGCCATGGTGAAGAACATGAAGATCATAGTTGTGtgttgaagaagaagaaaggagTTTCTACACTTGAATCCGCACAGCTGCACCTGGAAGAGTTTAGAAGTTGTTGTTTTGTTGTGGATGAGCAGCTACGCGTAAAGAACaagaaagaagaagagaagCAACCATGGATCATCAAATCGGTGCGCATTGGTTGAGAAATAGGAGAAGCACATCTGCGCATTGGTTGAGAAAGAGAAGAAGTGCGATTGCGCTGCTAAAGAGTGCTCGTTTCGCGGCTGGGAATCGATGTTGCGCGATTGCGCATGAGAATAGCGCAAAGCTATGCGCTGTTGGCTGAAGAAGGGGCACAATagctgttggaacacggtcgttctccggatctaaaaagaaagtgatacctgttgcagcggaagttttaaaattttatatggaacaattccatatcatgggtatcaaattcctacgagtaaaattgataacataaaatttaaacaatgtaaattttaccttaaaatctcgaagcaagattatggacaccaacagattaatctgctcttgttgtatatcccaggaactgatgaacgaacgtttcttctaaaacgacccaaacattctaaaataatatatgcgaatttttttttttttaataatactaagtaaaataaatgtacatacatgctcatacatatatgcacaaaataaatagatttagaaataacataaataaaatgcaacatttttacttaaatatctgagtcaaacttaaataaaatactgtcaaacaatccacttaaaagtttgcacgcaataaaattattatttaaaaaaagtaGTACTAAAATTCATCACTGAAAAgacataaaagaaaaaaaataagaaaaagagTTTAACATTCTTAAAATGTTCATAAGGACTCAGCCGACGGTCACGGGAGATCACTGcctgtccgctcatacgtcctcaccaccggtaggaactacaacttcctctacgtactcacctgcaccatataagtgtagtgagcctagaggcccaacatgctaacataacaagggtttaaaataatttaaatcactggaatactaatacataacatatacatgaatgagcatgctaaaaaataatcatgaacataacataaacttaaattaaacttgaatatcataataatacataaacattgttgagcaaagtattttcaaacatcgaaaggtcgtatccatagtgtaaccatatatacattaaatactgatcagcgtggtaaaccaacgtacgtggcggtgacgaatcacctcttaaattggcagtaaactgcccttcaatagttcacatatggggacgaatcccccttaaattgtcacactacttcaacttccaacataaaaattattttcttttgttcaaccttaaacattaaatcatgcataaaaatttatttcatgaatgcatgtacttaaataaaatgtgtgtccttcatatatatttaatttaatttcatactaacatataaatattaaaaataacttccatgaataaaaataattaaatatatattcaggacacatgcaatttctcatgggttgtactgaactgctggccctaacactcaagcccgtttttcttaaattctggcccattaacactgagactggcccattaacatacttaagcccaaaaatacatttctaagcccaattaatttattcaagcccattaatgcATTCCTGacccaataacaacctattctggcccaatgggcccaaaagcccaaaaactggcccaataacttccatgggctcccaagcccattaaattattgggctaacttaatttaatttaattaaacccaataacaattaaattcaacccaaataattaaatggagcccaatcaaattttgggatttaattaagcccatttaacccttaattaaacttaaaacttaaaaataaaaatacccgagtccgactcacttaacccggactcggacccaactaacatgacCCATGATTTACTGACCCCGACCCGAACCTATGACTCAACTCGGACCCACCTTGAAACTCAAAACCCGTTTCCCCCTCTTGCACAgccctcggccgcgagcagctgCAAAGAACACCGGCGGCCGCCTTGCTCTggccacccaccggccggagaACCACACCTAGGATCTATCCCACATCTAGACCTTTCAATAAAgccaagaaccagcccaaaccgtggtccgaggaaggagaacgaagccttgCAACAGGCTGTCCCCCAGCTCGCgcccagccctgagcggctgccgTAAATTCGGTCGTTCTCCCTACTCCGACCATATTTTTttgtgaaaccacttctcaatcttAGCCAACATCAAGGGGGTTCTAACCCTTCAAACCTCACTCTAAACCATGGCCTGAGGAGGGATAACGAAGCATTCTCTCACAGCCCCAAAACCTGCGCGAACCAAACCTGCGCGAGCCACCCATGACAGAATTCGATTTTCTTCGTTCCAGCCCTTCTCCAACCTTAACCGATCAACTAGCACAAGTATAGGGACCCTAGGACACCCATGAATCTTTGCTGAGCAGCCATGCACGCCCATGCTAAATAAAAAACGTGAGATGATGACAAACACATAAACAAGGTGCAAACATCAAACGATACcatttaaaatctgaaaatatttgaGGATTTCGACACGTACACAAAACCTACATAATACATACTGATATGGTGCTTaaaaagggaagaaaaacatgcctttAAATCGTAGAAAGTAGATGGGAAGAACGTGAAGACGATTCCGGACGACTACGACGAGGAACCTTTGAAAAAGCTTCAAAAATAAAGGTCTATGGCTTCCTCCTTGATGTTGCTGTCGATGGAAAAGAATGGAGAGGTGAGGGAGACGGCTAGGGTGAGGGAGAAGTGATTTGAGCGTGTGAGGGTGGGCCTTGGGGTAGATAGGGAATAACTTTCAAGATaatgacataaataaaaatatatctaggcttttaaaaaataataataataataataatagatatcataataaacataaaaatcacgaaatattatattaagggaattttaaagataattaaaagtcattattttggcttaatttgggtaaaaatggactcctaaaattatataaaattaaatactgataattttgaggaaataaaactcaaaataatattttcgggctcctaaaagactcataaaataatttaggtagaaagttgtcatctcgtccgtccacggtctcgtcaacgcgataaaataatacaATATCATAAATTAGGAAAATCtctatttatgggttaaatacttaaaaaaaatcatttaaataagcacggataattcacataattatttaacccataaatttaaaattttaaattaattaaatttctaattatgcatgcggatttacatactgaaaataccgggtgttacatcttcaatcaggtccacgaacggagatttaatccctctgatagactgcactagaaagtctatcagaagtttctacgaaaagaaattaacagatttgatctgttaaaccagactgcaattttgaaaattacaggctggattttcgatgacagagagggagaggggcggcggccacctaGAGAGAGAaccctagggttttcgaaaattttttaTGCCTTATTGTGTCAATTTCTGTagtgcaataacttatttataatgtgggctgctaacagcttagggcccattagtcataagttcaagcctgacaagcaaagcccgcatgttcagaaattaatataaaattcatcgtgactcagattgataaatcaatttcaccaatgtgcacagaaaccatttctgcatcttttaaagtcaagacaaattttatgaatccgaattcagtggtttccaaaaatgtccatcaatatgtcattttaggaaatctttctccctctacttttaaataagaagtcctacttctttatccacaaaatttaactctttaaatttaattatctcaacgataattagaaatccattacttgtgtgaccctcaatggttcagggatacagctagccgtgggcttacaactccttgtgactcggaacaataattttcgacttgcccatcgaatcatggtaagagcgtctagcaacatcaccccatgattcactaggtatcactgatagttcctgcaagaaccagtagattttggttagcgtacagtacagtcccttcatccatatatcccgatcgaatcaacaaccattggtacaacgagagtcgttcgagattcgataactatgcaatgcatcttgaagatcaaatagtgacatcgcatgtgctactaggaaaccaagtaacctaaaacacatcatgtactctggccagagattcgtcacactaatatctcctcagattgcataggatatccacactcgcaagtgtgcggtgaatccttgacaacaaagcatcgactcctatatgtgtcataactgtacccaatcccgacacctgatgaccctaatagagtcggtaaacgagtcaaagcacagtactagcatatagagtctcaatgatgtttcaagtaataaggactaatggtgtacaaccaaaaccgcggactatatctactcgataagtgataaccacttggaaagtctgaatagggtagttcgatcattcatcatatgaatatccatttgcatgctttaaacatatctatgttccataccaatgaaacatggtactcggcatcgcaaatgctagtctcaatctcgagcgatccttatccttatttatggacgactcaattgactaggaactgtttagaatatacagtgaacataagatgtgtttcatgatagtgatctctctatattcactatctcatcttactgtaagagtgggtgcccagtgagccaactgtgtggctatgggctttgatgactctttgtataaacaatcttttgtttaatattatttacacttttatggcaatgactttatattacttcatattgttatattgtgatatactattgttgttttgataaagaccttgaatatactatagtgtatgtaagatgtggtagaacatggagatgcctatcatgaaatacatcttatagtcactgtatattctaaaaaccgttcctagtcgattgagccgtccgataataaggataaggatcgctcgagtttgagactagcatttgcgatgcggagtaccacgtttcattggtagggaacatggagatgttcgaagcatgcaaatggatattcataggatgaataatcgaactaccctatccggactttccaagtggttatcacttatcgagtggattaagtccgcggttttggttgtacaccattagtccttacgacttgaaacatcatggagactctatatgctagtgctgtgctttgactcgtttaccgactctatgggggtcatcaggtgtcgagattgggtacagttacgacacatataggagtcaatgcattgttgtcaaggattcaccacatacttgcgagtgtggatatcctatgcggtctgaggagatattagtgtgacaaatctctggccagagtaattgatgtgatttaagaaatggtttcttagtagcacatgcgatgtcactaatttgatcttcaagatgtattgcatagttatcgaatcttgagcgactctcgatataccaatggttgttgattcgatcgggatatatggatgaagggaccgtactgtacgctaaccaaaatctactggttcttgtaggcactatcagtgatacctagggaatcatggggcgatgttgctaggcgctttaccatgattcgttgggcaagtcggaaagtgttgttccgagtcacaaggagttgtgagcccacggctagctgtatccctgaaccattgagggtcacacagtgtaatggagttttaatccccgttgagatagttaaatttaaagagttaaatttaatgaactaaggagttggacttcttaaataagagtaagggagtaggatttcctaaaatgacatagggatggacatttttggaaaccactgaattcggattcaggaaaatttattttgactttaaaatgtgcagaaatggtttttgtgcacattggtgaaatcagttcatcaatcggagtcacgatgaattttatattaatttctgaacgagcgggctttgcttgtcgggccccagcttatgactaatgggccctaaggtgttagtggcctgcattataaataagttatttcagtacagaaattacacacaacaggtcataatttttgagacagagaaaattttcgaaccctagctctctctctctgttcggccgacccctccccctctgcccgagatttttcggtctgtgatttttgaattgcagtctggaatagcgaatcagattcgtttattctcttcgcagaaaacttctgatagattttctagtgcaatctatcagagggattaaacctctgttcgtggacctgattgaaggagttcatcggttccagggagagacaacaagagcagatcaaatctgttggtgtccattaatctcgttgcgagattggaggtaaaatttaattaattgttatttgaattttacacacacaataatttaatcgttgaacggttgatacccacactatggaattgttccataacaaaatttttaaacttccgctgcatcgggtatcaatcgtgattgatctgaccgccagttttccaacacttactttagtatattcaaggtctttatcaaaatagcaatacactagtagaaaagtcgcaaaagacttcggttattaactgaagtcgtagatagataagtaccgaagtagtgtcacgtgaagtaataggtacTGTTTTACTTCGCGttataaccgaagtcgtagCCATGAAATTGCCGAAGTCTTTGGTCGGTTCATGGAGCCAAAACCGGTTCAGGATTGGGccgatgccgaagtaaaaacatatcttttacttcggcaatttcattaattagcgaagtaaaagaaaatcatttacttcgttaatttcatAAATTCTCGAAGTAAAACATATGCTTGTACTTCGTCGATtaatgaaattgccgaagtaaaagatatgttTATACTTCGGCAATGATAATAATTTACGAAGTAGAAGAAAGTCTTTTACTTCGGAAATTTCACTAATGGACGAAGTAAAAGACATTATTTTGCTTCGTCAATTACTATCATTGCCGAAGTATAAgcatatcttttacttcggcaatttcattaattgacgaagtaaaaaGCATTATTTTGCTTTGTCGATTAGTGAAATTTCCGTTCCACTACATTAACAATAATTacacaatataaatatatttttgaaacataaaatAGACTAATGAGGTTCATAAATTATTCATCTCAAAACAACGAACATCCATAAATTCACAAGTATATCCACCAAATTAACCAAAAAATATGCACGTAACCACAAGTATTTCCACAAAACTAAAAGTGCatctataaaaaataatcaaattctaaCTCTATAAACACTAGGGAAAAAAACTATACATTAATCCATCCTTCAACATATGATATATCATATTTGCAGGTGTTCTCTCATGCCAATGCCTCCAAGCCTGAATCAATCCAGAGACATATATCCTTATCAGTAACTAATACTTGCAACAATCTTAGAATGCAAAGATTTGACacatttatataatttgaatttaGGTGCTAAAACAAACAATATCATAagtaagtttctggattttaCTCACCGAACTTAGCAGGTCTTCTAGTTTCTACTCATTCCTAAAAGAGTTATTCTTTTGTCCggtcaaaatttcaaatatcaGAACTCCGAAGCTGAACACATCCAATTTAATGGAGAACTGGTCATGCAT
Proteins encoded:
- the LOC140877501 gene encoding uncharacterized protein, producing the protein MPTLEDPDDEGYGAVVGELLVTQRILNTHHKEEEESQRDNLFHIRCFVKEKVCSLIIDGGSCANVAHYVLVTKQVAVPFSIGQYVDEEFHLNTSDIAGYLPSVVTSLLQEFEDLFSEELPQGLPPLRGIEHQIDFVPKSALPNRPTYMRNPEETKELQKQVKELFDKIFVRESMSPCAVPVLLVPKKDGSGRIKNLHDHVEHLRFVLITLKAEHLYVNLKKCVGIGGVLMQGGKPVAYLSEKLNGAALNYPTYDKEFYALVRVLEMWQHYLRPKEFVIHMDHESLKHLKGQQKLNKRHAKWVEFVETFPYVIKYKQDKENVVADALSRRYILITTLDAKFLGFENVKELYASDNEFGEIYELCMHSPQGKFYLHDGYLFKENRLCILKTSIRELLVR